The nucleotide sequence TGGCAACACGTGAACGACCGCCTGACATCGCGCGGATACGTCGTTAAAGAAATTCAAAAACAGCAATGTTATTTCCCTGAAGGAAGCAAAGTTCTTAAGAACATGCAAGGCACGGCCAATGCTTTTTACCTAGAAGCTCACGGCAAAAAAGTTTTCGTACTTCCGGGACCTCCCCGCGAAATCGAATCCGTGTGGGATGATTACATCGCGGACTGGTTGAATGAACATACAAAGCATTTAGATCCTTTTGTCACTCGTATGTGGGATACGATGGGAGTCGGCGAATCCGACGTCGCTGTGATCGTTGAAGATGTTTTAAAGAATGTGACTGTCGAAAAAGGCTATCGTGTTCATCTTCCTTACGTGGAAGTGAAGCTTTCCTATTTTAAATCTCAAGAAAAAGAGATGGAAGAGGTCGTCAACAATCTGACAGAGGCCCTTCAGTTCTGTACAATCACTCGCGATGCCGAAGATGTCGCCGAAGTGTTCGCGCAAAAACTAAAAGAAATAAATTCGATTTGTCTGATCGATGAAGTGACCGGTCAATTCTTGATGAATCGTTTGATGCCAGTTTTACGCGACTATATGACAGATAAATCGTGGAGCTTTTCAAAATCTCGCACCGTGAAAAGCCCCGCCGACTTGCACCTGCATGTTTTACCTAAAGACGAGCACAGCTGTGAAGTCAGTCTTGAATTTCGCGGTAGAAAAATAAAGGATCTGATCACCAGTCCTTATAAGACCGCGAATATGCGCGAAAGACGTCATCAATACTTTGCAGAGATGGCGCTGATCTTTTGGATGAAAAATTTAAACTAGGATAAAGACAAAAAGGCCCAGAGCGAGATGCTTGTGCCTAAAAGACCCAAGCTGCACATGCCTGCAAAGAAGAGCCTCTGCAGTTTTTCTTTTTTTAATACCAAACTGAGGGCCCCTAAGACCAAACAGATTTGAAAAAAGAGGCTCGCCATATCAAAGCGGTCCCCAGCTTTTCCCAGTGCTGCGAGATGAACTTCCATCTCTTGGGCGCCGATGATTTTGCCTAGCTCTCCGTTTACGTCTTGAATCCAGTTTTCTTTTCCGACGGATTCAGAGCCTTTCAAGATTTCGTTTTTTTCTTTTTTATAGCGCAGGATTTTTTTATTCAAATCCGCAATATGGTTGTCGATGCCTTCGCTCGCCCGGGCCTGGATGGCGCCGGCCTCTTTTAAACTCACCAGCAAAGATTTTTCGCCTTCAACCAAAGTTTCTTTGATACTTTTGGATTGGTACCACATATAGGCAGCGGCTTTTTCATTCGTGCCGATGATTTCATCATCACCGTACTTACCTGCTACCAGGTCACTCACCGCCATGACCGCCGCAAAAACCGCGATCACAACCCCACAACGCATTTCAAAATTTGAATTCTTTTCTTCTGTCATAACCAATGATGCAAAATAAAATAAGGGACCTTGCGGTCCCCTATTTGTTAAGTACATTAGTTATAATGACTTTGATTTTTTTCGTCAATGCCGTCTGATTATTTTGGTTTGATATTCAAATTCTTGAACGCATCACCCAAAGAACCAAAACCAGAATTAGCAGCCGTGTGTTGTTTCCAACTAGCGTCTTCCACTTCACCAGGCAAACCCAAAGAGATCTTCTTTTCTTCAAAAAGAATTTGATCTACTTGAACCGTCACCTCATCACCCCGTTTTTTATTTTCAAACTGGCTGGCATCCACAGAGTCACGCCATTTTGATTTTGGCAATAGACCTGTCACACCCGGAGCGATGTTCACAAACAGACCGTAGACTTCTTTTTTCTCGACTTTCCCTTTAACCACAGTTCCCACCGGGAATTTCTGAGGCACTTGCAACCAAGGATTACCTTCGCCGTCAGCTTGCTTCAAAGACAAAGAAATCTTCAACTTGCCATCAAGCTCTTCTGTCTTAAGAAGTTTCACTGTCACTGATTGACCGATAGAAACCACTTCATGCGGGTCATGAATACGAGACCAGCCAAGTTCAGAAACGTGGATCAAACCTTCAATACCTGCTTCAAGCTCAACAAAAGCACCAAAGCGTTCGATACGAACAATTTTGCCATCAAGAAGAGCACCGGGTTGGTGCTTTAACATGAAGGTCCCTTCGTTCTCGGCACGTTGAAGCTCTAAGAAACGACGACGAGACACAACCATGTTGCGCTTATCCATTTGCGTGATCAAAAACTCAAACTTCTTACCAACGTATTCGTTAGCATCAGTCGCAAATTTCAAATCAATCTGACTGATAGGACAGAAAGCCGTTTTACCTTGAACATTGACACGGAATCCACCGTTGCAAGTCTCAGTAACACGTCCTTCAACAGGAAGTT is from Bdellovibrio bacteriovorus and encodes:
- a CDS encoding S1 RNA-binding domain-containing protein, which translates into the protein MSKKKDIFGDDIEESKDFASFEELFAQSEKGLDRKLRVGDDIRGEILSIGKEEAFVSTGTPVDGLILTKDLLDENKEVKYKVGDVIDCVVTAFKNGEIRLSKRGSKNATTDSLEDAFDMELPVEGRVTETCNGGFRVNVQGKTAFCPISQIDLKFATDANEYVGKKFEFLITQMDKRNMVVSRRRFLELQRAENEGTFMLKHQPGALLDGKIVRIERFGAFVELEAGIEGLIHVSELGWSRIHDPHEVVSIGQSVTVKLLKTEELDGKLKISLSLKQADGEGNPWLQVPQKFPVGTVVKGKVEKKEVYGLFVNIAPGVTGLLPKSKWRDSVDASQFENKKRGDEVTVQVDQILFEEKKISLGLPGEVEDASWKQHTAANSGFGSLGDAFKNLNIKPK
- a CDS encoding DUF4337 domain-containing protein; protein product: MTEEKNSNFEMRCGVVIAVFAAVMAVSDLVAGKYGDDEIIGTNEKAAAYMWYQSKSIKETLVEGEKSLLVSLKEAGAIQARASEGIDNHIADLNKKILRYKKEKNEILKGSESVGKENWIQDVNGELGKIIGAQEMEVHLAALGKAGDRFDMASLFFQICLVLGALSLVLKKEKLQRLFFAGMCSLGLLGTSISLWAFLSLS
- a CDS encoding competence/damage-inducible protein A, translating into MKAAIFGIGTELTDGQIVNKNASWISKKLKQRGLTTNAHLVVPDERKLMREGLEFCASKADLLFITGGLGPTSDDFTRDIVTEWAGVPLKFDEASWQHVNDRLTSRGYVVKEIQKQQCYFPEGSKVLKNMQGTANAFYLEAHGKKVFVLPGPPREIESVWDDYIADWLNEHTKHLDPFVTRMWDTMGVGESDVAVIVEDVLKNVTVEKGYRVHLPYVEVKLSYFKSQEKEMEEVVNNLTEALQFCTITRDAEDVAEVFAQKLKEINSICLIDEVTGQFLMNRLMPVLRDYMTDKSWSFSKSRTVKSPADLHLHVLPKDEHSCEVSLEFRGRKIKDLITSPYKTANMRERRHQYFAEMALIFWMKNLN